A window of the Zeugodacus cucurbitae isolate PBARC_wt_2022May chromosome 2, idZeuCucr1.2, whole genome shotgun sequence genome harbors these coding sequences:
- the LOC128919906 gene encoding putative nuclease HARBI1 — translation MPRKSEKEKILNYLVENTANDILNIIEVDEDGEAVDKILDELDMNVEVVLSCRRGVEHEVPKSPVWRNEILNKFDENRFRQMLRVSNATYSEMPFCIGYIDGTEIKLAESPVIDPISFFSRKHIYSIKAQIVCDYKLKIRHVMVGHVGSWHDARVYRSSSLFLQKDKFFSSQQWLAGDSAYPLSETMITPFRSNARVLDINSRINFNLRHSKFRVRVEHCFGLLKERFCSLKEFRARLINKESHKLCCDWFVVCCILHNILREDDSTNYEYTNLDEDTTYTDDNGEESEDVQPNRKGETKRLAIHSLMFE, via the exons ATGCCAAGGAAAAGCGagaaagaaaaaattcttaattatttgGTTGAGAATACGGCAAATGATATTCTTAATATAATAG AAGTGGACGAAGATGGTGAGGCGGTCGATAAAATTTTAGATGAATTAGATATGAATGTTGAAGTAGTGCTTTCATGCCGGCGTGGAGTTGAGCATGAAGTCCCAAAGTCACCAGTATGgcgaaatgaaattttgaataaattcgaCGAAAACCGGTTCCGTCAAATGCTTCGAGTAAGCAATGCTACGTATTCCGAAATGCCATTTTGCATTGGCTATATTGATGGTACGGAGATAAAGCTAGCAGAATCGCCAGTTATCGATCCTATATCATTCTTTTCTCGTAAGCACATATACTCTATCAAAGCCCAAATAGTTTGCGATTATAAACTCAAAATACGACACGTAATGGTGGGACATGTTGGCAGTTGGCATGATGCGAGAGTATACCGCAGCAGCTCACTTTTCTTACAAAAAGACAAATTTTTTTCGTCACAGCAGTGGTTAGCTGGTGACTCAGCCTATCCTTTGTCCGAAACAATGATAACTCCATTCCGAAGTAATGCTCGAGTGCTAGACATAAATTCtcgaattaatttcaatttgcgTCACAGTAAATTTCGAGTTCGAGTCGAGCATTGCTTCGGCCTATTGAAGGAGCGGTTTTGCAGTCTTAAGGAGTTCAGAGCACGCcttataaataaagaaagccACAAATTATGTTGTGATTGGTTTGTTGTGTGTTGTATATTGCACAACATACTACGAGAGGATGACAGCACAAACTACGAATATACAAATCTCGATGAGGACACCACGTACACTGATGACAACGGTGAGGAAAGCGAAGATGTACAACCAAACAGAAAAGGGGAAACTAAACGGCTAGCAATACATTCATTAATGTttgaataa